The DNA region CACCAGCGCTCCAGCCCCGCTAATACCTGGGGCGTTTTTCCGTCAATGTGGTGCGGGTATACGTATGTAGTACCTCGGGGCTAAATTAACCAAACTCCCTTGTCTCGAGGTGATGCCAACGACCGCAACGTGTTCACTAAATGCCGTTTCTCGCTACATCACTGAGGTTAAGCAACGATGGATCTGGTTACTATaatatgttaataataataataataataataataataataataataatatacggtttattaatttggcagtgcaacaaaaaatttacactgaaaatgtacaagggggacattaaaacaatgaaatgcttaacctaaccatgtgtgtgtgtgtgtgtgtgtgtgtaatttacctcggtcgtctactggtcacccagccagtcttctccattatggagcgagctcagagttcatagaccgatcttcgggtaggactgagaccacaacacactccacacaccgggaaagcgaggccacaacccctcgagttacatcccgtacctatttactgctaggtgaagaggggccacacattaagagacttgcccatttgcctcgccgcctccgggactcgaacccggaccctctcgagtgtgagtcgagcgtgctaaccactacactacgcgctgtgtgtgtgtgtgtgtgtgtgtgtgtgtgtgtgtgtgtgtttcactgtttgatctgctgcagtctctgacgagaaagccagacgttaccctacggaacgagctcagagctcattgtttccgatcttcggataggcctgagaccaggcacacaccacacaccgggacaacaaggtcacaactcctcgatttacatcccgtacctactcactgctaggtgaacaggggctacacgtgaaaggagagacacccaaatatctccagccggccggggaatcgaaccccggtcctctggcttgtgaagccagcgctctaaccactgagctaccgggccgtgtgtgtgtgtgtgtgtgtgtgtgtgtgtgtgtgtgtgtgtgtgtgtgtgtgtgtgtgtgtgtgtgtgtgtgtgtgtgtgtgtgtgtgtgtgtgtgtgtgtgtgtgtgtgtgtgtgtgtgtgtgtgtgtgtgtgtgtgtgtgtgtgtgtgtgtgtgtgtgtgtgtgtgtgtgtgtgtgtgtgtgtgtgtgtgtgtgtgtgtgtgtgtgtgtgtgtgtgtgtgtgtgtgtgtgtgtgtgtgtgtgtgtgtgtgtgtgtgtgctgtcaccCAACATGCACCAGTCCTTGCCTTGGTTTCTGCGTCACAAAATAAGAGTGACAAACACAGCTGAGAGTAACAATGAGTTATTATGTAATAGTGTTACGCTGGTGTCGGTGTTCGTTCAGCGGGAAAGGTCTGCACCAAAACTACCTCAGTAGCCACGTGTACAGATTCTCCAGCTGGACATTGTGGTGAGCAGGTGCGTGGTGATGGCTTACtttaggttagggttaagttaggttaggttagttcaaaTCAGGTTACTTCAGGTTAGTTtgttcttaggttaggttagttcaggttaggttatgttagaagACAGTGCAAGTGTCTGGTGGTAACGTAGTAGGTGTGTGGTGGCAGAGaagatgtgtagaggtaggtgtgtcgtggtagaagtaggtgtgtgacgggaggtgtgtggtagtagagcagatgtgtagaggtaggtgtgtcgtggtagaagtaggtgtgtgacgggaggtgtgtggtagtagagcagatgtgtagaggtaggtgtgtagtaggtgtgtgacgggaagtaggtgtgtgacgggtaggtgtgtggtagtagacgtagatatccttccttcctacttccttagTCATTCCCTTATCAtcagcttccttcatttcatttcatgttattcttattattcttatttctctgtCAGTGTCACCTCAATCTTTCCTTCCGTAActaaacgatatatatatatatatatatatatatatatatatatatatatatatatatatatatatatatatatatatatatatatatatatatatatatatatatatatatatatatatatatatatatatatatatatatatatatataaaatacggaccttttatagttatagttgttgtcattattagtctcttttatatatttttcctccattcatgtatttttcatttttgcctATTCCTCTGCATTTccatttatatctttctttttccttctagctttactttttcattttttttccttttttctattttttcttctttttttctcctcttctttacctttccttgcttctccttttcctcctcctcttgttcataCTCTCTCCTCCCGTCACAGCGGCCATTCAATTAACGAGACACCTtcctctcgttcctcctcctcgcgcgaTACACAACCTTCAAAGTCCACTGCGGGTCGGCAACCTAAAAATCTGAGAACTCTTGGGACTTGACGCGATCACTTTCACCTACatatgaacataagaaaagagggatgcTGCAAGAGACCACCAGGCCTACACGCGGCACTCCTGTAtgattaaagctccctattgactcacccctgactacatgaccactgagtccgttccactcatcaaacaCTCTgtctgaaaaccagtttcttcccatttctttcctgaacctgaatttttcaagtttaaacccattatttctggttctgtccccgctactgatcctaagattttcgttcatgtcccctttgttaaaacccttataccacttaaatacttctatcaggtctcctcttaacctacgtctctctaaggaatgcagattgggtttgttcagtctcgcttcatagggaatatccctcaccccctgtatcttttacatatcgtcctttgcactgactccaacagacctATATCCCTCCTAtcatgtggggaccagaattgtactgcatagtccagatgtggcctgaccagcatttttgttttcccctttcgtgttttgtgcaggtgtttttgtgggcTGTGGTTCAAGTCCTCACACAAACAGTGGAGGATGAATGGAGTGGAATCAGTAattgggttgttagtggtgagtcaatggCAGTGTTCACAGATTACACagctttatggatgaggatggctGGTGGAGATGGNNNNNNNNNNNNNNNNNNNNNNNNNNNNNNNNNNNNNNNNNNNNNNNNNNNNNNNNNNNNNNNNNNNNNNNNNNNNNNNNNNNNNNNNNNNNNNNNNNNNNNNNNNNNNNNNNNNNNNNNNNNNNNNNNNNNNNNNNNNNNNNNNNNNNNNNNNNNNNNNNNNNNNNNNNNNNNNNNNNNNNNNNNNNNNNNNNNNNNNNNNNNNNNNNNNNNNNNNNNNNNNNNNNNNNNNNNNNNNNNNNNNNNNNNNNNNNNNNNNNNNNNNNNNNNNNNNNNNNNNNNNNNNNNNNNNNNNNNNNNNNNNNNNNNNNNNNNNNNNNNNNNNNNNNNNNNNNNNNNNNNNNNNNNNNNNNNNNNNNNNNNNNNNNNNNNNNNNNNNNNNNNNNNNNNNNNNNNNNNNNNNNNNNNNNNNNNNNNNNNNNNNNNNNNNNNNNNNNNNNNNNNNNNNNNNNNNNNNNNNNNNNNNNNNNNNNNNNNNNNNNNNNNNNNNNNNNNNNNNNatatatatatatatatatatatatatatatatatatatatatatatatatatatatatatatatatatatatatatatatatatatatatatatatatatatatatatatatatatatatatatatatatatatatatatatatatatatatatatataaaagagaccCACTGAGTGTACAGTCTCCTTACTGGTCCGAAGGGATTAGCAAAAAGACAGGGAGAAATGGGTAGAgacttccctcttgaaagatGTCAAGTCATGGGAGGTTGGAAATACataaggggaggcatgcagttagcaagatgagaagagcagttagcatgaacaatggtggtggaagatagcaagagatgcaacgttCCGGCGGCGAGCAACAAAGTTTACAACAGGATATCAAGTGGAGTGTTTCGGAATAGGAAGAAGTGGTGGTCAATttggaaaacagacagacactaacacttattttccttctttcaatcctATCCTGGGAAGCACCAGTAACAACTGAACCACACCATGCCTGCCGAGAGCTTCCTTTGCTGAAATGAATAACCTTTTACGGAAATTAATTACAGgaaaaattgaacaaaaataCTAAGTTTCCTTTGGAACACAATGAGCCATCTACACTAATATCTGTGTATAACATTTATTTAGAGAGggtgtcatcagcgtaggaatggaatgtcagtctgtctgtctgtctgtctgtctgtctgtctgtctgtctgtctacaaaCTCCTTCACTCCACTTTGCACACTCCACAGGTTGGTGGAGGACACACCAGCCTcagtcactgctgctgctgccaccacagccactccacctGCTCCACCTGCCACTCCACTAGCACTGAATGTGGATTCTGATGTGTTGGAGTTCACGAGGGAAATGGTGGAGCAAAGGTCAGTAATGTTTgtaggtggagaagtggaggtggaggtggagaaatggagaagTGGAAGTGGAGAGGTAGATAAGTAGaagtggagatggagaaggtggATATGTGGAGAAGTGGATGTAGAGGTGgataagtggaggtggaggtggatgaatgaaggaggaggtggaggtggcatgttttgagggcattttaagatagaggcatgttttgagggcattttaagacagaggcatgttttgagggcattttaagagttgtgttttttagggtatttttagaCTGGCATGTatttagggtattttaagacagttgggcatgttttgagggcattttaagacagttttgttttgtatgtttttagggtatttttagaCTGGCATgatttagggtattttaagacagtggtATAATGTgtgagcattttaagacagtttggcatatttttatgttatttaagacagtttgggatgatTGTAggggtttttaagacagtttgggatgttttgcaTTTTAAGACCGTTTGGcatgtgtttagggtgtgtttagACAGTGGCATGTTTTTGAGATATTttaaaaatgccctcaaaacatgccaaactgtcttaaaatgtccaaAAAACAGTGGCATGTTTTTGAGATATTttaaaaatgccctcaaaacatgccaaactgtcttaaaatgtccaaAAAACATGCCATTGTCTTAAAAAGCCCTCAAAACATGgcaaactcttaaaatgtctttaaaacatgctaaactgtcttaaaatgcccttaaaacatgccaaattgtgttaaaataccttcaaaacataccaaactatcttaaaatgtcttctaaacatgccaaactgtcttataaatgcccttaaaacatgccaatgGTGAGGTTTCCATTGACAGAAGCACTGCCAGACCAGGGTGCCACCCTCCTCTCGAACACATATGCAAACCATCCTTGTTGAGAACACTGCACCCTCAACACACCCCATGAAGTCAACACCCTGCACCAACACACCACGTTCCACCGTCGGGCCAATCACGTCCATCATTATGAAACACTTTGACAAGGATATGGTTCTGTTTTTGGCCTCGCTTGGCAATGGAACCATCGGAAACCTTCAAAATGTCGTAAGTTCTGTTATTTTTTGCTACTCCACCAAACTTCATCACCTCCACAACCACTCCTGCAGTGGATGTTTTGAAATGGGGCACCACAGCAGACAGTGGCTCCAGTGCATATCTGTTCCacgccctgctcctcctcatggTGATGCTGGCACAGAGATACAtcagcacaccacacacacatttataccaccaccaccgccatcgccatcgccacaCTCCCTGGACGCTGGTGTTGTAAGATGTGGCCTGAAATACAAACAGCAGTGTCACTCGCCACCTTACAactacaccacgccacgccacgccacgccacgccacgccacgccacgccacgccacgcttcGCCACACCACGCTTCGCCACACCACGCTTCGCCACACCACGCTTCGCCACACCACGCTTCGCCCACCATGCTTCGCCACACCACGCTTCGCCACCCAACGCCACACCACGTCACAccatacacaccatacacaccacacacacacacacacacacacacacacacacacacacacacacacacacacacacacacacacacacacacacacacacacacacacacacacacacacacacacacacacacacacgagcataaagcccaggccctgtaaaactacagctaggtaaatacacacacacacacacgcccggtagctcagtagttagagcgctggcttcacaagctagaggaccggggttcgattccccagccgggtggagatatttgggtgagtctcctttcacgtgtagcccctgttcacctagcagtgagtaggtacgggatgtaaatttaggagtagtgaccttgttgtcccggtgtgtggtgtgtgcctggtctcaggcctatccgaagatcagaaataatgagctctgagcttgttccgtagggtaacacacacacacacacacacacacacacacacacacacacacacacacacacacacacacacacacacacacacacacacacattggaatATTAGTTTACTTAATCAGAATACTCCCCACCTAATCGATTTTCTAAGTTTGATGtataaattttccttatttcccatGACTACTAAACCCAATAGAGTTACTGGTAACACTGCTACCCTTATAGATCACATCTGGTCCAAACAAGTGGATAAGAACATTAGAagttatattttatattttgataTATATGATCATTTTCCATTTGTGTCATGTTTTCGTGTACAgacaacccctgcttaacgaaggttcacacaacgaaattttgcttcaacgaaggtttccttttactaccatctgctcgtttaatgaataCCAAACTCACtgtaacgaaattttatccagataattttttccaagtttga from Portunus trituberculatus isolate SZX2019 unplaced genomic scaffold, ASM1759143v1 PGA_scaffold_204__15_contigs__length_355038, whole genome shotgun sequence includes:
- the LOC123500338 gene encoding uncharacterized protein LOC123500338 produces the protein MQTILVENTAPSTHPMKSTPCTNTPRSTVGPITSIIMKHFDKDMVLFLASLGNGTIGNLQNVVSSVIFCYSTKLHHLHNHSCSGCFEMGHHSRQWLQCISVPRPAPPHGDAGTEIHQHTTHTFIPPPPPSPSPHSLDAGVVRCGLKYKQQCHSPPYNYTTPRHATPRHATPRHATLRHTTLRHTTLRHTTLRHTTLRPPCFATPRFATQRHTTWLRIAPESLE